Proteins co-encoded in one Desulfitobacterium hafniense DCB-2 genomic window:
- a CDS encoding sulfite exporter TauE/SafE family protein — MHFPLAGVEANPIFLVLWGVFVGYVFTSVGAAGGILAGVGHMSIFGLKNANMVKPMNQILTLVTPIVGTPLYFRERRVVIPTAIALGLGGIIGALIGSTLSHSLLKDMATFKPFFGIVTLGISFRIAYECTNKFINGQKKVKQANDNFAKKVKELSEQGKLSELKEIGVKFQQTGIKNKFTFSGEEFTYNAIVVFIAGLLVAILSASLGVGGGFLLVPFMTSILGFPMYIVAGTSTLSILVSSSTSILNYLSMGSSLDLTFLAFELAGVAIGTVVAARISKYINARYMKMFLAFLLFYIGLKYFLPVFGINI; from the coding sequence ATGCATTTTCCATTAGCAGGCGTTGAGGCAAATCCTATTTTTCTTGTACTTTGGGGTGTTTTTGTCGGCTATGTATTTACTTCCGTAGGAGCGGCTGGAGGTATCCTGGCAGGCGTAGGACATATGAGTATCTTCGGACTGAAAAATGCCAATATGGTTAAACCCATGAACCAGATTTTGACCCTTGTTACCCCTATCGTAGGCACCCCTCTTTACTTCAGAGAGCGCAGAGTGGTTATTCCCACTGCAATTGCTCTGGGCTTAGGTGGAATCATCGGTGCGTTGATTGGTTCGACTCTCTCCCATTCTTTGTTAAAGGATATGGCTACATTTAAACCCTTTTTTGGTATCGTAACCTTGGGCATTTCCTTCCGAATTGCCTATGAATGTACCAATAAATTTATAAATGGCCAAAAGAAAGTGAAGCAAGCCAATGATAACTTTGCCAAAAAAGTCAAAGAGCTTAGTGAACAAGGAAAATTAAGCGAGCTTAAGGAAATCGGTGTTAAGTTCCAACAAACGGGTATTAAGAACAAGTTTACCTTTTCCGGCGAAGAATTTACGTATAATGCCATTGTTGTATTTATTGCAGGTCTATTGGTTGCCATTCTCTCTGCTTCCTTAGGAGTTGGGGGTGGATTCTTACTTGTTCCTTTTATGACCAGTATACTTGGATTTCCCATGTATATTGTGGCCGGTACATCGACTCTATCCATCTTGGTATCCTCATCAACCAGTATTTTAAACTATCTTTCGATGGGCAGCTCTTTGGATCTCACTTTCCTGGCGTTTGAATTAGCCGGTGTTGCCATAGGAACCGTTGTCGCGGCTAGAATTTCCAAGTATATCAATGCCCGTTATATGAAAATGTTCCTGGCTTTTCTCCTGTTCTATATTGGCCTGAAATATTTCTTACCGGTATTCGGTATTAACATCTAA
- a CDS encoding 4Fe-4S dicluster domain-containing protein produces the protein MRKLYFIPERCNGCLACEQVCRQKQSKTQSLFNSKAETPLAKPQIRVSGADGRYSVSVCQNCVHAACVEACMAGALSYSDAGHVSHDAKQCVSCYMCVMVCPFAAIAPQLTTGKAGKCQLCLDEEQPPCMIACSRKALFFGTAAEYEKEIEGDRLCIM, from the coding sequence ATGCGAAAACTTTACTTTATACCTGAACGATGTAACGGATGCTTGGCTTGTGAGCAGGTTTGCCGCCAAAAGCAATCCAAAACCCAAAGCCTCTTTAATTCTAAAGCTGAGACACCTTTAGCAAAGCCCCAGATCAGAGTATCCGGAGCAGATGGCCGCTATTCAGTATCTGTTTGCCAGAACTGTGTTCACGCCGCCTGTGTGGAAGCGTGCATGGCCGGTGCCCTGAGTTATTCTGATGCCGGGCATGTGAGCCATGATGCCAAGCAATGTGTGAGCTGCTATATGTGTGTCATGGTGTGCCCTTTTGCGGCCATCGCTCCTCAGCTGACCACCGGTAAAGCCGGAAAATGCCAATTATGTCTGGATGAAGAACAACCCCCTTGTATGATAGCTTGTTCGCGGAAGGCCCTCTTTTTTGGTACTGCCGCAGAGTATGAAAAAGAGATTGAAGGTGATCGGCTATGCATTATGTAA